In a genomic window of Variovorax paradoxus:
- the gloB gene encoding hydroxyacylglutathione hydrolase yields the protein MTLVPLPAFADNYIWMLQDGSNAIVVDPGDARPVLDALASGKLQLAAILVTHHHADHTGGVAELRAATGAAVWGPRHERIPEPYAPLVQGDHADALGLRFEVIDVPGHTAGHIAYFLPAAEGRAPLLFCGDTLFSGGCGRLFEGTPAQMLASLDALAALPGDTRVCCAHEYTLSNLRFAQAVEPGNTDLTQYRARCESLRAQGEPTLPSQLALERRINPFLRSREATVLRAVRAHAELSPEAGEADVFAALRQWKNDFR from the coding sequence ATGACCCTCGTTCCGCTGCCCGCCTTCGCCGACAACTACATCTGGATGCTGCAGGACGGGTCCAACGCGATCGTGGTGGACCCGGGCGATGCCCGGCCGGTGCTCGACGCACTGGCAAGCGGCAAGCTGCAACTGGCCGCGATTCTAGTCACGCACCATCACGCCGATCACACGGGTGGCGTGGCCGAACTGCGCGCCGCCACCGGCGCCGCGGTGTGGGGGCCGAGGCACGAGCGCATCCCCGAGCCCTACGCGCCGCTGGTGCAGGGCGATCATGCAGACGCGCTGGGCCTGCGCTTCGAGGTGATCGACGTGCCTGGCCACACGGCCGGCCACATCGCCTACTTCCTGCCGGCGGCCGAGGGCCGCGCGCCGCTGCTGTTCTGCGGCGACACCCTGTTCTCGGGCGGCTGCGGCCGTCTGTTCGAGGGCACGCCCGCGCAGATGCTGGCCTCGCTCGACGCGCTCGCCGCGCTGCCCGGCGACACCCGCGTATGCTGCGCCCACGAATACACACTTTCTAACCTGCGCTTCGCCCAGGCGGTGGAACCCGGCAACACCGACCTGACTCAGTACCGGGCGCGTTGCGAAAGCCTGCGCGCCCAGGGCGAGCCCACGCTGCCGTCGCAGCTGGCCCTCGAACGCCGGATCAACCCCTTTCTTCGCAGCCGCGAAGCCACTGTCCTTCGAGCGGTGCGCGCGCATGCCGAGCTGTCCCCCGAAGCGGGCGAAGCCGACGTGTTCGCCGCGCTGCGCCAATGGAAAAACGACTTCCGATGA
- a CDS encoding aspartyl/glutamyl-tRNA amidotransferase subunit A has translation MNDIANLGLAEAARLVRARKVSPVELVEASLARIRVHDGVLKSFITVFEEQALQVARAAEMLSAAGHELGPLHGVPLALKDNVALRGSRTTAGSKLLADWLPEADATVATRLRQAGALFIGKTNMHEFAWGGTSANPHYGAVRNPWDTDRFPAGSSGGSAVAVAARLCFGAIGTDTGGSIRLPSAINGIVGLRPTYGRVSNHGVIPLAWSMDTVGPMARSVEDCALMFGAIAGFDPKDAASAPRAVDDYLQDLEGGCRHLRIGIVPGYFFEHLQAPVHDAVKAAIAAFVELGAQVVEVDIGHIHGNISAQLTIESAEPSTYHQRNLRERPGDYGDDVRTLLEAGEMLLATHYLQAQRYRALLRAEFLEAFRRVDVFVCPSLPFAATRIGETSVEIEPGRPEDMLSAIMQFTGVASLTGLPSLNVPCGFDPDGLPIGMQLIGRPFAEAALLRAGHAFQQATDFHRRAPALA, from the coding sequence ATGAACGACATCGCGAACCTGGGCCTCGCGGAAGCGGCGCGCCTGGTGCGCGCGCGCAAGGTCTCGCCCGTGGAACTGGTCGAGGCCTCGCTCGCGCGCATCCGCGTCCACGACGGCGTGCTCAAGTCCTTCATCACCGTGTTCGAGGAACAGGCGCTGCAGGTCGCGCGCGCGGCCGAGATGCTGTCGGCCGCGGGCCACGAGCTCGGTCCGCTGCACGGCGTGCCGCTGGCGCTCAAGGACAACGTCGCGCTGCGCGGCAGCCGCACCACGGCCGGCAGCAAGCTGCTGGCCGACTGGCTGCCCGAGGCCGACGCCACTGTCGCCACACGGTTGCGCCAGGCCGGCGCACTGTTCATCGGCAAGACCAACATGCACGAGTTCGCCTGGGGCGGCACCTCGGCCAATCCGCATTACGGCGCGGTGCGCAACCCCTGGGACACCGATCGCTTCCCGGCCGGCTCCAGCGGCGGCTCGGCCGTGGCGGTGGCCGCGCGCCTGTGCTTCGGCGCCATCGGCACCGACACCGGCGGCTCGATCCGGCTGCCCTCGGCCATCAACGGCATCGTCGGGCTGCGGCCCACCTACGGCCGGGTCAGCAACCACGGCGTGATCCCGCTGGCCTGGAGCATGGACACGGTGGGCCCGATGGCCCGCAGCGTGGAGGACTGCGCGCTGATGTTCGGCGCCATCGCGGGCTTCGATCCGAAGGACGCGGCCAGCGCGCCGCGCGCGGTGGACGACTACCTGCAGGACCTCGAGGGCGGCTGCCGCCACCTGCGCATCGGCATCGTGCCGGGCTACTTCTTCGAGCACCTGCAGGCGCCGGTGCACGACGCCGTGAAGGCGGCGATCGCGGCCTTCGTCGAACTCGGCGCGCAGGTGGTCGAGGTCGACATCGGCCACATCCACGGCAACATCTCGGCCCAGCTCACCATCGAGTCGGCCGAGCCCAGCACCTACCACCAGCGCAACCTGCGCGAGCGGCCCGGCGACTACGGCGACGACGTGCGCACCCTGCTCGAGGCCGGCGAGATGCTGCTGGCCACCCACTACCTGCAGGCGCAGCGCTACCGCGCGCTGCTGCGCGCCGAGTTCCTCGAGGCCTTCCGCCGCGTCGACGTGTTCGTCTGTCCCTCGCTGCCCTTCGCGGCCACGCGCATCGGCGAAACCAGCGTGGAGATCGAGCCGGGCCGGCCCGAGGACATGCTGTCCGCGATCATGCAGTTCACCGGCGTGGCCAGCCTCACGGGGCTGCCCTCGCTCAACGTGCCCTGCGGCTTCGATCCCGACGGCCTGCCGATCGGCATGCAACTGATCGGCCGGCCCTTCGCCGAGGCCGCGCTGCTGCGCGCGGGCCATGCGTTCCAGCAGGCCACCGATTTCCACCGACGCGCGCCCGCGCTGGCCTGA
- a CDS encoding transglycosylase SLT domain-containing protein codes for MKLTAAACLAGILLLAGCAGTGTPSSSSSSPSPSSPPTAGGTGSLAAGRAAPIYPSGQLAPIASSEARSQSVVTLAPPADMWDRIRRGFKMPDLDSDLVRDREQWYASRPDYIQRMTERSNKYIFHIVEELERRNMPTELALLPYIESAFNPQAVSSARAAGMWQFMPATGTDFDLKQNIFRDDRRDVVASTRAALDYLQKLYNMFGDWQLALAAYNWGEGSVSRAIAKNQRLGLPTTYSDLTMPAETRMYVPKLQAVKNIVANPQAFNAELPVIANHPYFQTVPLTRDLDVELAAKLADVRIEDFRALNPAAHKPVLIAAGTSEILLPWDNAAVFQRNFDAYTQGQYASWTAWVVPTTMTVADAAQRAGMSESDLRALNNVPPRMLIKAGSTLIVPRGARVKEDVAAVVADSGHLSFQPEIVTRRTTVKAGRSDNVASIARRYNLKPANVAEWNDVKPNHAFKRGISVVVYLPVRAAPAARVGSGAGPAARSNARGRPVVQVKRGSNVSKVPASAPSKQVVREKRGGTPSKKKR; via the coding sequence ATGAAACTCACCGCTGCCGCCTGCCTTGCAGGCATCCTGTTGCTCGCCGGCTGCGCGGGCACCGGCACCCCCTCTTCCTCGTCTTCCTCCCCTTCCCCCTCCTCTCCCCCCACCGCCGGCGGCACCGGCTCCCTCGCCGCCGGCCGCGCCGCGCCCATCTACCCGAGCGGCCAGCTCGCCCCCATCGCCAGCAGCGAGGCGCGCTCGCAGAGCGTGGTCACGCTGGCCCCGCCGGCCGACATGTGGGACCGCATCCGCCGCGGCTTCAAGATGCCCGACCTCGACAGCGACCTGGTGCGCGATCGCGAGCAGTGGTATGCGAGCCGGCCCGACTACATCCAGCGCATGACCGAGCGCTCGAACAAGTACATCTTCCACATCGTCGAGGAGCTCGAGCGGCGCAACATGCCCACCGAGCTGGCGCTGCTGCCCTACATCGAGAGCGCCTTCAACCCGCAGGCCGTGTCGAGCGCGCGCGCGGCCGGCATGTGGCAGTTCATGCCGGCCACCGGCACCGACTTCGACCTCAAGCAGAACATCTTCCGCGACGACCGCCGCGACGTGGTGGCCTCCACGCGCGCCGCGCTCGACTACCTGCAGAAGCTCTACAACATGTTCGGCGACTGGCAGCTCGCGCTGGCCGCCTACAACTGGGGCGAAGGCAGCGTGAGCCGCGCCATCGCCAAGAACCAGCGCCTGGGCCTGCCCACCACCTACAGCGACCTCACGATGCCGGCCGAGACCCGCATGTACGTGCCCAAGCTGCAGGCGGTGAAGAACATCGTCGCCAACCCGCAGGCCTTCAACGCCGAGCTGCCGGTAATCGCGAACCACCCCTACTTCCAGACCGTGCCGCTCACGCGCGACCTCGACGTGGAACTGGCCGCCAAGCTCGCCGACGTGCGCATCGAGGACTTCCGCGCGCTCAACCCGGCCGCCCACAAGCCGGTGCTGATCGCCGCCGGCACCTCCGAGATCCTGCTGCCCTGGGACAACGCCGCCGTGTTCCAGCGCAACTTCGACGCCTACACGCAGGGCCAGTACGCGAGCTGGACCGCCTGGGTCGTGCCCACCACCATGACCGTGGCCGACGCCGCCCAGCGCGCCGGCATGAGCGAGTCGGACCTGCGCGCGCTCAACAACGTGCCGCCGCGCATGCTGATCAAGGCCGGCTCCACGCTGATCGTGCCGCGCGGCGCGCGCGTCAAGGAGGACGTGGCGGCGGTGGTGGCCGACAGCGGCCACCTGAGCTTCCAGCCCGAGATCGTCACGCGCCGCACCACCGTCAAGGCCGGCCGCAGCGACAACGTGGCGAGCATCGCGCGCCGCTACAACCTCAAGCCCGCGAACGTCGCCGAGTGGAACGACGTCAAGCCCAACCATGCCTTCAAGCGCGGCATCAGCGTGGTGGTCTACCTGCCGGTGCGTGCCGCCCCGGCCGCGCGCGTCGGCTCGGGTGCCGGTCCCGCGGCACGCAGCAACGCGCGCGGCCGACCGGTGGTCCAGGTCAAGCGCGGCAGCAACGTGAGCAAGGTGCCGGCCAGCGCGCCGAGCAAGCAGGTGGTGCGCGAGAAGCGCGGCGGCACGCCGTCGAAAAAGAAGCGCTGA
- a CDS encoding amidase, with amino-acid sequence MPNTDLHYLELLEVGRLIQSKELSSVEVTQAQLDRIGQVDGGLRSYVRVMADSALAEAKRADAEIARGESRGPLHGVPVAVKDLCWTAGVPTAAGMTLYQDFVPEVDGTVVRKLREAGAPILGKLQLTESAYADHHPSVSPPVNPWNAAHWPGVSSSGSGVATAAGLCYGSLGTDTGGSIRFPSAANGLTGLKPTWGRVSRHGAFELAATLDHIGPMTRSAADAGAMLGAIAGADANDPTASLLPVPDYLADIGRGLAGLRVGIDLRWATEGVDAPTREVFDAAVAAVKTLGGELREVRFPDPAQALADWFPLCGIEAAVVHEKTYPARKEMYGPAVAGLIELGLAQSGTDYQKIVLHRHDFSGRVRAMFEDIDLLLIPATGIASPTMERMAQMGVDAELMAAMLRYTCPFDMTGSPTITLPGGFTPAGMPVAFQFVSRHFDEALLVRAGAAFQQLTDWHRRHPAL; translated from the coding sequence ATGCCGAACACCGATCTGCACTACCTCGAACTGCTCGAAGTCGGCCGCCTGATCCAGTCGAAGGAACTCTCGAGCGTCGAGGTCACGCAGGCCCAGCTCGATCGCATCGGGCAGGTCGACGGCGGCCTGCGCAGCTATGTGCGCGTCATGGCCGATTCGGCGCTCGCCGAGGCGAAACGTGCCGACGCCGAGATCGCGCGTGGCGAATCGCGCGGCCCGCTGCACGGCGTGCCGGTGGCTGTGAAGGACCTGTGCTGGACCGCGGGCGTGCCCACGGCCGCGGGCATGACGCTCTACCAGGACTTCGTGCCCGAGGTCGACGGCACCGTGGTGCGCAAGCTGCGCGAGGCCGGCGCGCCGATCCTCGGCAAGCTGCAGCTCACCGAGAGCGCCTATGCCGACCACCATCCGAGCGTGTCGCCGCCGGTCAATCCCTGGAACGCGGCGCACTGGCCGGGCGTGTCCTCGAGCGGCTCGGGCGTGGCCACCGCGGCGGGCCTGTGCTACGGCTCGCTGGGCACCGACACGGGAGGATCGATCCGCTTTCCCTCGGCCGCCAACGGCCTCACGGGCCTGAAGCCGACCTGGGGCCGCGTGAGCCGCCACGGCGCCTTCGAGCTCGCCGCCACGCTCGACCACATCGGCCCGATGACGCGCAGCGCCGCCGATGCCGGCGCGATGCTCGGCGCCATCGCGGGCGCCGACGCGAACGATCCCACCGCCAGCCTGCTGCCGGTGCCCGACTACCTGGCCGACATTGGCCGGGGCCTGGCCGGGCTGCGCGTGGGCATCGACCTGCGCTGGGCCACCGAGGGCGTGGACGCGCCGACGCGCGAGGTCTTCGATGCCGCCGTCGCCGCGGTGAAGACGCTGGGCGGCGAACTGCGCGAGGTGCGCTTTCCCGATCCGGCGCAGGCGCTGGCCGACTGGTTCCCGCTGTGCGGCATCGAGGCCGCGGTGGTGCACGAGAAGACCTATCCGGCGCGCAAGGAGATGTACGGCCCGGCCGTGGCCGGCCTGATCGAGCTGGGGCTGGCGCAAAGCGGCACCGACTACCAGAAGATCGTGCTGCATCGCCACGATTTCAGCGGCCGCGTGCGCGCGATGTTCGAGGACATCGACCTGCTCTTGATCCCGGCCACCGGCATCGCCTCGCCGACCATGGAGCGCATGGCGCAGATGGGCGTCGACGCCGAGCTGATGGCCGCGATGCTGCGCTACACCTGTCCCTTCGACATGACCGGCAGCCCCACGATCACGCTGCCCGGCGGCTTCACGCCCGCGGGCATGCCGGTGGCCTTCCAGTTCGTGTCGCGCCACTTCGACGAGGCGCTGCTGGTGCGCGCCGGCGCGGCCTTCCAGCAGCTCACCGACTGGCACCGCCGCCACCCCGCGCTGTGA
- a CDS encoding class I SAM-dependent methyltransferase produces MQEWFATPPGRYLLAWEQAQFDQAVADVFGYHALQLGAAQVEGLRANRMPHRWLALDDPAHLAHAPQAVLLTDFAALPFAANSLDLVVLPHALELSPDPHATLREVERVLVPEGRVVICGLNPTSLWGMRQRRAHLYRRLGFGELFLPEGGEFIGYWRMRDWLRLLSFEVESGRFGVYRPSARSEAWLERSRWMDVAGERWWPIFGAAYFLVAVKRVRGMRLLSPEWRRASARATAPVPIAGKVHRQGRRADGE; encoded by the coding sequence TTGCAGGAGTGGTTCGCGACCCCCCCCGGACGCTACCTTCTCGCCTGGGAACAAGCCCAGTTCGACCAGGCCGTGGCCGACGTTTTCGGCTACCACGCGCTGCAGCTCGGGGCCGCCCAGGTCGAGGGCCTGCGCGCCAACCGCATGCCGCACCGCTGGCTGGCGCTCGACGACCCGGCGCACCTCGCGCATGCGCCGCAGGCCGTGCTGCTGACCGATTTCGCGGCGCTGCCGTTCGCGGCCAACAGCCTCGACCTGGTGGTGCTGCCGCATGCGCTCGAGCTCAGCCCCGATCCGCACGCCACCCTGCGCGAGGTCGAGCGGGTGCTGGTGCCCGAGGGCCGGGTGGTGATCTGCGGGCTCAACCCGACCAGCCTCTGGGGCATGCGGCAACGCCGCGCGCACCTGTACCGGCGCCTGGGCTTCGGCGAACTCTTCCTGCCCGAGGGCGGGGAGTTCATCGGCTACTGGCGCATGCGTGACTGGCTGCGCCTGCTGAGCTTCGAGGTCGAGTCGGGCCGCTTCGGCGTCTACCGGCCGTCCGCGCGCAGCGAGGCCTGGCTCGAGCGCAGCCGCTGGATGGACGTGGCCGGCGAGCGCTGGTGGCCGATCTTCGGCGCGGCCTACTTCCTGGTGGCGGTCAAGCGCGTGCGCGGCATGCGCCTCTTGAGCCCCGAATGGCGCCGCGCCAGCGCCCGCGCCACGGCGCCGGTGCCGATCGCGGGCAAGGTGCACCGGCAGGGACGCCGCGCCGACGGCGAATGA
- a CDS encoding cation:proton antiporter: MAVEGSAGDLVKVVTLLGAAVVAVPLFKRIGLGSVLGYLAAGLAIGPFGFGLFTDPQTILHTAELGVVMFLFVIGLEMRPSHLWSMRRDIFGLGSLQVVVCGLLLTGVGMAFGFPLAVSFVCAMGFVLTSTAIVMQLLGERGDIAAPRGQKIVAVLLFEDLLIVPLLAIVAFIAPADATQHAVEAGSRWVGVGIALAALAALVAAGIWLLNPLFRVLANSKAREVMTAAALLVVLGAALLMQLGGLSMAMGAFIAGVLLSESTFRHQLEADIEPFRGLLLGLFFIGVGMSLDLAVVARNWQLILAGVLSMMVVKSLCIYAVARLAKSSRADALDRAVLMAQGGEFAFVLFSSALAAGVISPVVNANMTAVVVLSMALTPLVVLAHRRFAPAAAASMDGIDKAEDLVGNVLLIGFGRFGQIAVQGALARGASISIIDTDTEAIRVAALFGFKVYYGDGSRADVLHAAGAHGARVIMVCVNDKAATTRIVELLKAEFPHAQLLVRAYDREHMLEIGKLNVDFQIRETFESAMAFGRQGVLALGASDTEADEVIDELRRRDAERVVLEMAGGIFAGRALVQVNAETHGKNA; encoded by the coding sequence ATGGCAGTGGAAGGAAGCGCGGGCGATCTCGTCAAGGTCGTCACGCTGTTGGGGGCCGCGGTGGTCGCGGTGCCGCTGTTCAAGCGCATCGGGCTCGGCTCGGTGCTCGGCTACCTGGCCGCGGGTCTGGCCATCGGCCCGTTCGGCTTCGGCCTCTTCACCGATCCCCAGACCATCCTGCACACGGCCGAGCTCGGCGTCGTGATGTTCCTGTTCGTGATCGGCCTCGAGATGCGGCCCTCGCACCTGTGGAGCATGCGGCGCGACATCTTCGGCCTCGGCAGCCTGCAGGTGGTGGTCTGCGGCCTGCTGCTGACCGGCGTGGGCATGGCCTTCGGCTTCCCGCTCGCCGTGTCCTTCGTCTGCGCGATGGGCTTCGTGCTGACCTCCACCGCCATCGTGATGCAGCTGCTCGGCGAACGCGGCGACATCGCGGCGCCGCGCGGCCAGAAGATCGTCGCCGTGCTGCTGTTCGAGGACCTGCTGATCGTGCCTCTGCTGGCCATCGTGGCCTTCATCGCGCCGGCCGACGCCACGCAGCACGCGGTCGAGGCCGGCTCGCGCTGGGTCGGCGTGGGCATCGCGCTGGCCGCGCTCGCGGCGCTGGTGGCGGCCGGCATCTGGCTCTTGAACCCGCTGTTCCGCGTGCTCGCCAACTCGAAGGCGCGCGAGGTCATGACCGCCGCCGCGCTGCTGGTGGTGCTGGGCGCGGCGCTCCTGATGCAACTCGGTGGCCTTTCGATGGCCATGGGCGCCTTCATCGCGGGCGTGCTGCTGTCCGAGTCCACCTTCCGCCACCAGCTCGAGGCCGACATCGAGCCCTTCCGCGGCCTGCTGCTCGGCCTGTTCTTCATCGGCGTGGGCATGTCGCTCGACCTCGCGGTGGTGGCGCGCAACTGGCAGCTGATCCTGGCCGGCGTGCTGTCGATGATGGTCGTGAAGTCGCTGTGCATCTACGCGGTGGCGCGGCTCGCGAAGAGCTCGCGCGCCGACGCGCTCGACCGCGCGGTGCTGATGGCCCAGGGCGGCGAGTTCGCGTTCGTGCTGTTCTCCTCCGCGCTCGCCGCGGGCGTCATCAGCCCGGTGGTCAACGCCAACATGACGGCGGTGGTGGTGCTCTCGATGGCGCTCACGCCGCTGGTGGTGCTCGCGCACCGCCGCTTCGCGCCGGCCGCGGCCGCGTCGATGGACGGCATCGACAAGGCCGAGGACCTGGTCGGCAACGTGCTGTTGATCGGCTTCGGCCGCTTCGGCCAGATCGCGGTGCAGGGCGCGCTGGCGCGCGGCGCGTCGATCTCGATCATCGACACCGACACCGAGGCGATCCGCGTCGCCGCCCTGTTCGGCTTCAAGGTCTACTACGGCGACGGCTCGCGCGCCGACGTGCTGCATGCCGCCGGCGCCCACGGCGCGCGCGTCATCATGGTGTGCGTGAACGACAAGGCCGCGACCACGCGCATCGTCGAGCTGCTCAAGGCCGAGTTCCCGCATGCGCAGCTGCTGGTGCGCGCCTACGACCGCGAGCACATGCTCGAGATCGGCAAGCTCAACGTCGACTTCCAGATCCGCGAGACCTTCGAATCGGCCATGGCCTTCGGCCGCCAGGGCGTGCTGGCGCTCGGCGCCTCCGACACCGAGGCCGACGAGGTGATCGACGAGCTGCGGCGGCGCGACGCGGAGCGCGTGGTGCTCGAGATGGCCGGCGGCATCTTCGCGGGCCGCGCGCTGGTGCAGGTCAATGCCGAGACGCACGGCAAGAACGCCTGA
- a CDS encoding urea ABC transporter substrate-binding protein, with protein sequence MTLRNALLSLGCTLALATSAMAADPLKIGLMEDVSGDLAVLGKPKLNGSLLAVEEINKAGGIMGRQIELIHLDPQGDNARYQEFTRRLLSKDKVDLLIGGITSASREAVRPIVDRTQTPYFYTNQYEGGVCDANMISMGAVPEQQFSTLIPYMVQTFGKKVYVVAADYNFGQISAEWNRTILKDLGGTVVGEEFIPLGVSQFAQTIQNIQKAKPDWLLMLNVGAAQDSFFEQAAAAKLNLPMGSSVKVMLGFEHKRFAPPALNRMHATANWFEEIDTPAATEFKKRWHAKFPNEPYINDMGYNAYNALYMYKALVEKAKSTKLADLRKVIATGDACIESAEGKICIDPKSQHVSHQMRLISVDDKHAVKVLKDYGTIQPYWLGQIGCDLTKKNDRKQYTPSDLPKKS encoded by the coding sequence ATGACACTACGCAATGCGCTTCTCTCCCTGGGCTGCACGCTGGCGCTGGCCACCTCGGCGATGGCCGCCGATCCGCTGAAGATCGGCCTGATGGAAGACGTCTCGGGCGACCTCGCCGTGCTCGGCAAGCCCAAGCTCAACGGCTCGCTGCTGGCCGTGGAGGAGATCAACAAGGCCGGCGGCATCATGGGCCGGCAGATCGAGCTGATCCACCTCGATCCGCAGGGCGACAACGCGCGCTACCAGGAGTTCACGCGGCGCCTCCTGAGCAAGGACAAGGTCGACCTGCTGATCGGCGGCATCACCTCGGCCTCGCGCGAGGCGGTGCGCCCGATCGTCGACCGCACGCAGACGCCGTACTTCTATACCAACCAGTACGAGGGCGGCGTGTGCGACGCCAACATGATCAGCATGGGCGCGGTGCCCGAGCAGCAGTTCTCCACGCTGATCCCCTACATGGTCCAGACCTTCGGCAAGAAGGTCTACGTGGTGGCCGCCGACTACAACTTCGGCCAGATCTCCGCCGAGTGGAACCGCACCATCCTCAAGGACCTGGGCGGCACCGTGGTGGGCGAGGAGTTCATCCCGCTGGGCGTGTCCCAGTTCGCGCAGACGATCCAGAACATCCAGAAGGCCAAGCCCGACTGGCTGCTGATGCTCAACGTGGGCGCGGCGCAGGACTCCTTCTTCGAGCAGGCCGCGGCCGCCAAGCTGAACCTGCCGATGGGCTCGTCGGTGAAGGTGATGCTGGGCTTCGAGCACAAGCGATTCGCGCCGCCCGCGCTCAACCGCATGCATGCCACGGCCAACTGGTTCGAGGAGATCGACACGCCCGCGGCCACCGAGTTCAAGAAGCGCTGGCACGCCAAGTTCCCGAACGAGCCCTACATCAACGACATGGGCTACAACGCCTACAACGCGCTCTACATGTACAAGGCGCTGGTCGAGAAGGCCAAGTCGACCAAGCTGGCCGACCTGCGCAAGGTGATCGCCACCGGCGACGCCTGCATCGAGTCCGCCGAGGGCAAGATCTGCATCGATCCCAAGAGCCAGCACGTGTCGCACCAGATGCGGCTGATCTCGGTCGACGACAAGCATGCGGTGAAGGTGCTCAAGGACTACGGGACCATCCAGCCCTACTGGCTCGGCCAGATCGGCTGCGACCTGACGAAGAAGAACGACCGCAAGCAGTACACGCCCTCGGACCTGCCGAAGAAGTCCTGA
- the rnhA gene encoding ribonuclease HI, which yields MNEVVIYTDGACKGNPGPGGWGAWLKSGPTEKELFGGELNTTNNRMELTAVIEGLAALKRPCKVTLYLDSQYVRQGITEWIRGWKAKGWLTSTKQPVKNVELWQRLDKLVQEGGHAIEWRWVKGHSGDPGNERADMLANKGVDKALGRG from the coding sequence TTGAACGAAGTCGTGATCTACACCGATGGTGCCTGCAAGGGCAATCCCGGCCCCGGGGGCTGGGGCGCCTGGCTCAAGTCGGGCCCCACCGAGAAGGAGCTGTTCGGCGGCGAGCTGAACACCACCAACAACCGCATGGAGCTCACGGCCGTGATCGAGGGCCTGGCCGCGCTCAAGCGGCCCTGCAAGGTCACGCTCTACCTCGACAGCCAGTACGTACGCCAGGGCATCACCGAGTGGATCCGCGGCTGGAAGGCCAAGGGCTGGCTCACCTCGACCAAGCAGCCGGTGAAGAACGTCGAGCTCTGGCAGCGGCTGGACAAGCTGGTGCAGGAGGGCGGCCACGCCATCGAGTGGCGCTGGGTCAAGGGCCATTCGGGCGACCCGGGCAACGAGCGCGCCGACATGCTGGCCAACAAGGGCGTGGACAAGGCGCTCGGCCGCGGCTGA
- a CDS encoding helix-turn-helix domain-containing protein, with protein sequence MHLDYSTDTVDDAQRFAYWSDVVCQHLIPAKSVVPDRQHFNARFRLRSLGKLALAEMSSPRHVWERDAQHLRSGPNEDFMLSLMVSGHGVLSQSGREVVQRNGDIVLYDAARPFSFDLAPESTLLVRIPRRQLLCRFPEAHNLTAMHLAEGHPTARLLGHMIREAAKLELSGSEAMEASLAGSMLDMLSAVLQVQSDGAEAALSSHAQLYQRTREYIAAHLDDCELDVEQMAAAQHVSARTLARVFAEYGSTPIQHLWKQRLEASHAALSEGRVRQVTQAAFQHGFSDLSHFCRVFKKAYGVTPQTLLRRH encoded by the coding sequence ATGCACCTCGACTACTCCACCGACACGGTCGACGACGCCCAGCGCTTTGCCTACTGGAGCGACGTGGTGTGCCAGCACCTGATCCCGGCCAAGAGCGTGGTGCCCGACCGCCAGCATTTCAACGCGCGCTTCAGGCTGCGCTCGCTCGGCAAGCTCGCGCTGGCCGAGATGTCCTCGCCGCGCCATGTCTGGGAGCGCGATGCCCAGCACCTGCGCAGCGGCCCCAACGAGGACTTCATGCTGAGCCTGATGGTGTCGGGCCACGGCGTGCTCTCGCAGTCGGGGCGGGAAGTGGTGCAGCGCAACGGCGACATCGTGCTCTACGACGCCGCGCGCCCCTTCAGCTTCGACCTCGCGCCCGAGTCCACGCTGCTGGTTCGCATTCCGCGCCGGCAACTGCTGTGCCGCTTTCCCGAGGCCCACAACCTCACGGCGATGCACCTGGCCGAGGGCCATCCCACGGCGCGGCTGCTCGGCCACATGATCCGCGAGGCGGCGAAGCTCGAGCTCTCGGGCAGCGAGGCCATGGAGGCCAGCCTCGCGGGCTCGATGCTCGACATGCTCTCGGCCGTGCTGCAGGTGCAGAGCGACGGCGCCGAGGCCGCGCTGTCCTCGCATGCCCAGCTCTACCAGCGCACGCGCGAGTACATCGCCGCGCACCTCGACGACTGCGAGCTCGACGTGGAGCAGATGGCCGCGGCGCAGCACGTGTCGGCGCGCACGCTGGCGCGCGTGTTCGCCGAGTACGGCAGCACGCCGATCCAGCACCTGTGGAAGCAGCGGCTCGAGGCCAGCCATGCGGCGCTCAGCGAAGGCCGGGTGCGGCAGGTCACGCAGGCCGCGTTCCAGCACGGCTTCAGCGACCTCTCGCATTTCTGCCGCGTGTTCAAGAAGGCCTACGGCGTGACGCCGCAGACCCTGCTGCGCCGCCACTGA